The following DNA comes from Photobacterium sp. DA100.
TCACCGTCCAGCGCAATACCGAAATGGGCTTTCTCTTCCAGTACCTTCGCCTGCAGCGCCGCCACATCGGTCGCACCGACCTTGTCGTTGATATTGGTACCGTTCGGCTCGCAGCCCATAGTGATCACCTCGGCACCCAGCTCTTTGAACACATTAGGGGCGATGTGGTAGGTCGCGCCGTGGGCACAGTCAACCACGATCTTATACCCGGCCAAGTCATACTGGCTTGGGAACGTACCTTTGCAGAACTCGATATACCGGCCAGCCGCGTCATTAATGCGATATGCCTTGCCGAGCATGGCAGACTCAACGCACGTCAGCGGCTTGTCCAGCTCGGCTTCAATGGCAAGTTCAACCTCGTCCGGCAGCTTGGTACCTTCCGATGAGAAGAATTTGATCCCGTTATCGTAGTAAGGGTTGTGCGACGCCGAGATCACAATCCCGGCTTCCGCGCGGAAAGTGCGGGTCAGGTAGGCGACGGCCGGCGTCGGCATCGGGCCGGTGAATGCCGCCTGCAAGCCAGCGGCAGCCAACCCCGCTTCAAGTGCCGATTCCAGCATGTAGCCGGAAATGCGGGTATCCTTACCTATGATAACTTTCTTGGTACCCTGCTGTGACAAGATACGTCCTGCAGCCCAGCCCAATTTCAAGACAAAATCCGGGGTAATTGGACCTTTGCCCACAAAACCACGTACCCCATCGGTACCAAAATACTTGCGTTCAGCCATTCTCTGCTCCTAGCAATCTATATAATTACAACCTTACCTGACTTCATTTATCCCGGTACTGGGACATGGTCATTTCGCACACTTTCAGCACATCAACCGTTTCTTTCGCATCATGGACCCGGATGATCTGGGCCCCTTTCATGGCAGCGATAGCGGCGCAGGCAAGGCTACCAGCCAGGCAATCGGCCGGTTGTTTATCTAATAATTTGAACACCATCGATTTTCTCGACATGCCAACCAACAAGGGAAGGCCAAAGCGGTGGAATTCATCAAGGTGAGCCAGCAATTGGTAGTTGTGCTCGAGGGTTTTACCAAACCCATACCCCGGGTCGAGCAATAACTGCTCCCGGGGGATCCCCACCTGCTCGCAGGCATGAATTCTTTCAGCCAAAAAGTCACCGACATCGGCGATGACATCTTGGTATGTCGGCTGGTGCTGCATTGTACGTGGTTGCCCTTGCATATGCATTATACAAATCGGCACCCCGGCATCCGCAGCCACCTGCAGTGCCCCCGGCTCCTGCAAAGCTCGGACATCGTTAATCAAATCCGCCCCAGCCGCAACGGCCTCGCGCATTACCGCAGCCTTGCTGGTATCAATCGATATCCAGCAGTCGAAGCGCTGGCGCAGCGCTTCAATCACCGGTACCACTCGGTCGAGTTCCTGCGCCAGCGAGACGTCATCCGCCCCAGGGCGGGTAGATTCACCACCGATATCCAAAATAGACGTGCCCGCTGACAACATCTCCTCGGCATGACGCAAGGCGGCATCCAGCTGGTTAAATCGACCACCATCGGAAAAAGAATCAGGGGTGACATTCAAGATCCCCATGGTATGGGGACGGGAAAGATCTAGCGTCTTGGTTTTGCTCTTGAGGATCAAATTTACCGCTCCTGGGTCTTTTATATAAAAAAACCCCGAACCTAGGCCGGGGTTTTTGCTTATCGATTAATGATTAAGCCTGTGGCTTGTCATCTTCTTTGTTCTGCACTGGCTGTGCTTCAGGCGCTTGCTCAGGCTGCGTTTCTGCTTTTGGTTCAGCAGGTGCTTCCTGTTGCTCGCTCTGCTGCTCTGGAGCAGCGTCACTGGCTTTCAGGGTATCTTTTTCGTCACCCCAGCCTTTCGGTGCACGGATTTCAGTCTTGCGTTCCATCAAGTCGTCAATCTGGCCAGCATCGATGGTCTCGTACTTCATCAGCGCATCTTTCATCGCGTGCATGATATCCATATTCTGCTCAAGGATTTCACGCGCACGCTCATAGTTGCGGTCGATGATAGCGCGAACTTCGTTGTCGATAAGCTTCGCTGTGTCGTCAGACATATGCTTGCTCTGCGTCACCGAACGGCCAAGGAAAACCTCGCCTTCGTCTTCCGCATACAGCAACGGACCCAATTTCTCAGAGAAGCCCCACTGGGTCACCATCTTGCGGGCAATATCAGTGGCTCGCTCGATATCGTTCGATGCACCGGTCGAGACCTTATTCACACCGTAGATCAGCTCTTCAGCCAAACGACCGCCGTACAGGCTTGAAATCATTGACTCCAAGAACTCACGCGAGTGGCTGACACGGTCTTGCTCAGGCAAGTACATGGTCACACCCAATGCGCGACCGCGCGGAATGATAGAGACCTTGTACACAGGATCGTGATCCGGCACCAAGCGACCAATGATGGCATGGCCCGCTTCATGGTAAGCCGTCGACTCTTTCTGCTCATCGGTCATTACCATCGACTTGCGCTCGGCACCCATCATGATCTTATCTTTGGCCAGTTCGAACTCCACCATAGATACGGTTCGCTTGTTGCCGCGAGCAGCAAACAAAGCAGCTTCGTTAACCAGGTTGGCCAGATCCGCCCCCGAGAAGCCAGGAGTACCACGTGCGATAAGCTCAGGCTTCACATCACCGTCTAGCGGTACTTTGCGCATGTGCACTTTCAGGATTTGCTCACGGCCACGTACGTCCGGCAAGCCAACCACTACCTGGCGGTCGAAACGACCAGGACGCAATAGCGCAGGGTCCAGTACGTCAGGACGGTTGGTCGCGGCGATAACAATGATACCTTCGTTACCTTCAAAACCATCCATCTCAACCAGCATCTGGTTCAAGGTCTGCTCACGCTCATCGTGACCACCACCCACACCGGCACCACGCTGGCGACCGACGGCATCGATCTCATCGATAAAGATGATACAAGGCGCGGCTTTTTTCGCCTGCTCGAACATGTCACGGACACGGGATGCCCCCACACCGACGAACATTTCCACGAAATCAGAACCAGAGATCGTAAAGAACGGTACTTTCGCTTCACCGGCAATGGCTTTCGCCAGCAAGGTTTTACCCGTACCTGGAGGACCGACCATCAACACACCGGTCGGGATCTTACCGCCCAGTTTCTGGAAACGGCTCGGGTCACGCAGGTAATCCACCAGCTCTTTCACATCTTCCTTCGCCTCGTCACACCCGGCAACGTCATTGAAGGTGGTTTTGATCTGGTCTTCGCTCATCATGCGGGCCTTAGACTTACCGAACGACATGGCACCTTTGCCACCGCCGCCCTGCATTTGGCGCATGAAGAAGATCCAGACACCGATGAGCAACAGCATCGGGAACCAGGAGATAAAGATTGAGGCCAGTAGGCTTGGCTCCTCAGGCGGAGTACCCATGACCTTTACGTTAGCGTTAATCAGATCGTCTAACAGCTTTTGGTCGTTAACGACAGGCAGATAAGTGACGTATCGCGTGTTATCACGTTTGAATACGGTAATCTCACGATCATTGAATCGCACTTCCCTTATCTGATCCTGACCGATTTCACGGACAAAGGTTGTATAGTCGACTTGACGGCCAGCACTATCACCGGGACCGAAGCTCTGGAATACAGACATCAGAACCACAGCGATGACCAACCACAAAATCAAGTTTTTTGCCATGTCACTCAAGGTGTTAACCCCGCGATAACTAATAGATGAATTTAGGGTACTACAGTTTGTAACCTGTAGCTACAATATATACCTCACGAGAACGATCTCGTGACGAATCCGGCTTACGGATTTTGACCACTTTGAACATGCTACGCACTTCTGCCAGATATTGATCAAAGCCTTCCCCTTGGAAAACTTTTACCGCAAAGCTGCCATTAGGTGCAAGTACCTGTCTACACATATCTAATGCTAGTTCAACAAGATACATAGCTCTAGGCTGATCCGAAGCTAAGTTGCCGCTCATGTTCGGTGCCATGTCCGATAACACAACATCAACCATGTCCGGCTGGATACGCTCTAGCAATGCATCCAACACCGCTTCCTCTCGGAAGTCTCCCTGCAGGAAGCTCACGCCTGGCAGCGAATCCATTGGCAGGATGTCACAGGCAATCACCTGGCCCTCGTCGCCAACAACCTCTGCAGCATACTGAGACCACCCACCAGGAGCCGCCCCCAAGTCAACCACCGTCATACCGGGTTTCAGCAGCTTGTCTTTGTTTTGGATTTCTTCGATTTTGAAAATCGCGCGGGAACGGTAGCCCTTTTTTTGCGCTTCTAGAACATACTTGTCGTCAAAATGTTCTTTCAGCCATCGGCCAGAGCTGCCCGAATGTTTTTTCTTACTCATGATTTACCTAATGAGTTTGGGTACTTATCAAGTATACTCAGCAACACCACAAATGGCGTATACTAAACAAATTAGTCATCTAGACTATATGGCGTTAGAATACGCGGTTTTCAACCCTAAATTAATAATAGAGCCGACATGAATCTAAGCACCAAGCAGAAGCAATACCTCAAAGGTCTTGCCCACAACCTAAAGCCAGTTGTCCTAATGGGCGCAAATGGCCTGACTGAAGCCGTGATTGCCGAGATTGAACTGGCACTTGACCACCACGAGCTTATCAAGGTTAAAGTGGCTGCTGAAGAGCGCGAGACCAAGGTTTTGATCGTTGACGCAATTGTTCGCGAAACCAAGGCAGAAAAAGTCCAAGTGATCGGTAAGACACTGGTACTATACCGCCAGAGCGAAGAGCGTAAGATCGAACTTCCGCGCAAATAAAAAAGGCCGCCGCTGCGGCCTTTTTTATGTCTGTATCATGGCACGGAATGCCATGATCCAACCTTTACAGATACATTTAATAACAATTTCGTGTGATTAAATGTAAGCGACTTCCGCAATTTCGAACTCACGCGCACCGCCCGGTGTGGTGATAGTCACTTCGTCGTCCTGCATTTTACCGATTAGGCCGCGGGCAATCGGAGAATTCACTGAAATACGTCCCGCTTTGATGTCCGCCTCGTCGTCACCCACGATCTGGTAAGTGACTTCCTCATCCGTGTTCACATCAATCAAAGTCACTGTGGTACCGAAAATCACTTTGCCAGTATTCTGCATCTTGGTCACGTCGATAACCTGTGCCATTGATAGCTTGTATTCGATATCACGGATCTGCGCTTCGCAGATACCCTGCTCTTCACGGGCTGCGTGGTACTCGGCATTCTCTTTCAGATCACCCAGTTCACGCGCTTCACCAATGGCCTGTGAAATGAT
Coding sequences within:
- the glmM gene encoding phosphoglucosamine mutase yields the protein MAERKYFGTDGVRGFVGKGPITPDFVLKLGWAAGRILSQQGTKKVIIGKDTRISGYMLESALEAGLAAAGLQAAFTGPMPTPAVAYLTRTFRAEAGIVISASHNPYYDNGIKFFSSEGTKLPDEVELAIEAELDKPLTCVESAMLGKAYRINDAAGRYIEFCKGTFPSQYDLAGYKIVVDCAHGATYHIAPNVFKELGAEVITMGCEPNGTNINDKVGATDVAALQAKVLEEKAHFGIALDGDGDRVIMVDEEGNKVDGDQIAYIIARDALRRGELKGGVVGTLMTNLGMENALKNLGIPFVRAKVGDRYVMEELKKHDWLIGAENSGHVILLDKVTTGDGIVAGLQVMASMVGSKMSLKELADGMTMYPQVLENVRFAGDSNPLESEAVLSAAAAVEAKLGDKGRVLLRKSGTEPLIRVMVEGEDAELVKESALYIAEAVKQSC
- the folP gene encoding dihydropteroate synthase: MILKSKTKTLDLSRPHTMGILNVTPDSFSDGGRFNQLDAALRHAEEMLSAGTSILDIGGESTRPGADDVSLAQELDRVVPVIEALRQRFDCWISIDTSKAAVMREAVAAGADLINDVRALQEPGALQVAADAGVPICIMHMQGQPRTMQHQPTYQDVIADVGDFLAERIHACEQVGIPREQLLLDPGYGFGKTLEHNYQLLAHLDEFHRFGLPLLVGMSRKSMVFKLLDKQPADCLAGSLACAAIAAMKGAQIIRVHDAKETVDVLKVCEMTMSQYRDK
- the ftsH gene encoding ATP-dependent zinc metalloprotease FtsH encodes the protein MAKNLILWLVIAVVLMSVFQSFGPGDSAGRQVDYTTFVREIGQDQIREVRFNDREITVFKRDNTRYVTYLPVVNDQKLLDDLINANVKVMGTPPEEPSLLASIFISWFPMLLLIGVWIFFMRQMQGGGGKGAMSFGKSKARMMSEDQIKTTFNDVAGCDEAKEDVKELVDYLRDPSRFQKLGGKIPTGVLMVGPPGTGKTLLAKAIAGEAKVPFFTISGSDFVEMFVGVGASRVRDMFEQAKKAAPCIIFIDEIDAVGRQRGAGVGGGHDEREQTLNQMLVEMDGFEGNEGIIVIAATNRPDVLDPALLRPGRFDRQVVVGLPDVRGREQILKVHMRKVPLDGDVKPELIARGTPGFSGADLANLVNEAALFAARGNKRTVSMVEFELAKDKIMMGAERKSMVMTDEQKESTAYHEAGHAIIGRLVPDHDPVYKVSIIPRGRALGVTMYLPEQDRVSHSREFLESMISSLYGGRLAEELIYGVNKVSTGASNDIERATDIARKMVTQWGFSEKLGPLLYAEDEGEVFLGRSVTQSKHMSDDTAKLIDNEVRAIIDRNYERAREILEQNMDIMHAMKDALMKYETIDAGQIDDLMERKTEIRAPKGWGDEKDTLKASDAAPEQQSEQQEAPAEPKAETQPEQAPEAQPVQNKEDDKPQA
- the rlmE gene encoding 23S rRNA (uridine(2552)-2'-O)-methyltransferase RlmE, which produces MSKKKHSGSSGRWLKEHFDDKYVLEAQKKGYRSRAIFKIEEIQNKDKLLKPGMTVVDLGAAPGGWSQYAAEVVGDEGQVIACDILPMDSLPGVSFLQGDFREEAVLDALLERIQPDMVDVVLSDMAPNMSGNLASDQPRAMYLVELALDMCRQVLAPNGSFAVKVFQGEGFDQYLAEVRSMFKVVKIRKPDSSRDRSREVYIVATGYKL
- the yhbY gene encoding ribosome assembly RNA-binding protein YhbY, which encodes MNLSTKQKQYLKGLAHNLKPVVLMGANGLTEAVIAEIELALDHHELIKVKVAAEERETKVLIVDAIVRETKAEKVQVIGKTLVLYRQSEERKIELPRK
- the greA gene encoding transcription elongation factor GreA, with the protein product MDKIPMTVRGEKLLREELDVLIKRRPIISQAIGEARELGDLKENAEYHAAREEQGICEAQIRDIEYKLSMAQVIDVTKMQNTGKVIFGTTVTLIDVNTDEEVTYQIVGDDEADIKAGRISVNSPIARGLIGKMQDDEVTITTPGGAREFEIAEVAYI